From the genome of Acropora palmata chromosome 8, jaAcrPala1.3, whole genome shotgun sequence:
TCGAGTTTCGTTATGCTTCACtaactttccttttttcgcATTCAATTCATTAGGAAGTGACGCAGATTTCAAAGAATTCTTGAACACTGTGTTCGGACAGATACAAGTTAACGTGAACAAAAAAGTTCAAGTGAAAAAGAATGTATATGCAAAGATTTCCAACATCTTGAATAAAGTGGCCAAGTTGGACCCGTGCTACAACTTCAGAGTCGAGTTTAAAGGTTCGACCTACGAAGGCCTGAAAATTGGCAATCCAGACGAGTTCGATTTTGGATTGGTAAATGATAACTGGGCCAGCAAAATCTCGCTAGAGGTGGACGGCAACACGCCAGCCGGATTTGCTTATGCAGCGCAAATCGTGCGAACCTGTCTGGACAAATTCAAAATAGCAGGAACAAAGCGTCTCAGTGCTACCAAGGTCAGGGATCACCTGCGCGACCTCGTGGAGAAAGCAATACTTGATTTAGGAATGAAAGGAGAAGTCGTGAAGAGGCCGTGGGTAGGGGGACCTGCGGTCACCTTTGAAATGCGCTGGCCACGGTTCCCTTACATAAGCATTGATTTGGCCATTGGCCTTAACCTACCAAACTGGCCCCCAAAACCCATCATTGATCCACGCCCGATTGGTACCAACGCTAAACTTCAGCTTGTACCTAAAGTAAAAGATGAATCCATGCACCCGGCTACCTGGCAAATTTCCACGGCTCAAGTCGAAGCGCAAATCATAAATGCAATGGATGGAGACGGTGGCTGCAGAAAAAAGGTTCTGCAACTTGCGAAGTTCTTCAAGGGAATGTCAAAGGGAAGATGGCATCCGTTGGCTACATACCACTTGAAAACCAT
Proteins encoded in this window:
- the LOC141889488 gene encoding cyclic GMP-AMP synthase-like receptor 1; protein product: MVSVTSILILKVLCVVTSLPPSYGNPESEVKFPGSDADFKEFLNTVFGQIQVNVNKKVQVKKNVYAKISNILNKVAKLDPCYNFRVEFKGSTYEGLKIGNPDEFDFGLVNDNWASKISLEVDGNTPAGFAYAAQIVRTCLDKFKIAGTKRLSATKVRDHLRDLVEKAILDLGMKGEVVKRPWVGGPAVTFEMRWPRFPYISIDLAIGLNLPNWPPKPIIDPRPIGTNAKLQLVPKVKDESMHPATWQISTAQVEAQIINAMDGDGGCRKKVLQLAKFFKGMSKGRWHPLATYHLKTILLHMNRDRKRSEDWAQDMLVPRFRELIDRLLKHLRNRSLPSFFIPNNNLFEGKSDLSSALAGVSDFLKTLKANPKAFL